Below is a window of Candidatus Methylacidiphilales bacterium DNA.
CCATCAGGCGTTCCAGCGCGGTGCCGCCGAAAACCATGGCTCCGACCCGGCCATTGCCGACCGGCAAAGCCTCGGTCATGTAGGGAGATCCGCCCGCCCAATTCTTCGGGTTGGGTTGCTCAAAAATAGGCCAGGTGCGTTTGCCATCGCTCCCCCCATCCGGGGTTCCGGTCGGTGCCGGCTGGTCATACCAGAGGATGGTGGAGCCGGTGGTTGCTGCGGCGAGCCAAGGGGCAAGTAAAAAGGGCAAGGCAACAACCAGACGCAGGGTGGGCATGCCGACGTATCATGACAAAACACGCGCCGCCCGCAAGTAGCGTAAGTTCATGCCCCGGGGTCCCGGGTCCGAGGACCCGACGGGACCATCGTATCAGTCGGCGCGCCTGAAGCACCACTATGTCAACTACATACCTATCATTTCTGTAGCGTTAAGTCCAAATCCGTCGGCACCTGGGTCCACTGCGATTTGACGCTGATCGAACGCTTGAAGATGGTGGCGGTTGCGTGGGAAACGGGCGTCCCCAGCCCGTAGTTCACCCAAGGCATCAACCCTCAGCGAATCAGGCCCCACCTTTGGGTGAAGGGCCAATAGACGATGAAACCGGTGCCAACCAGGTTCTCCCGCGGCACATGGCCCCATCGACGGCTGTCCGAGCTGTTGTAGCTGTTGTCGCCCATGGCCCAATACTGGTCCGGTCCCAGGTGCACGGTCTGTCCCTTTTCCGCCATGTGCGGTTCCATCAAACCATAGCCCCGGTAGCCGTCCTTCAGGCTGTAGATCCGGTCGAAGACGGGATTGGCGCGCATAATCTCGCCGTTGCGGATCAGATGCGGTGGGTCGACCTGGAGACGGTCACCGGGGGCGCCGACACACCGCTTGATGTAGAACTGGTCGAAATCCATCCCGGAAGCGCGGTTGCCTTGGCTGATGTAATCGATGTCGTGCGTGGTGAAGACGAAGACCTCCCCGGCCCTGGCTTTGCGGAAATGGTAGATGAACTTGTTGACGAAAACATGGTCGCCGGTGGCTACGCTGAAACGGGCGATCACCTCGCCCGGTTCAAAGGTCAGGCGGCCCTCTTGGCGCCGGGTGAGCAGTTCGGGGGCGCCTTTGAGTACTTGATCATAGGTGGCCCATACCAGATGACTACCCCGGTCCGTGACAAAGCGGGTCACGGTGATGAAGGGGATGCCGAACAGCTTTTCTTCATTCAAGCCCTGCAGCGTCTCCCGCTCGCTCGCGACCACCGTGTGCCAGGTCCGCCCGCGGATGAAAAAGTCGGCCACCTGAACCAAGGGATTGGGCGCCGGAGCCGCCTCGGGCTGGGTGTAAATGCCCCACAGCGTCGGCTTCATCGAATCAGTCGGGATCTTGAACGGCTGGAGGAAATACGTCCGCAAGGCCAGGGCCAGGACCACCGCCACGAACACCACCTCGACATTCTCGGCCCAGCCGTCCCAGCCGGGACGCGAGGGGAAGATGCCTTCGATTTCTCGGGAGATTTTGCCCAGGCGGGTCTGCTCCGCCTGCGAGGGCCGCGAAACTCCCGCCAGATCCTTGAGTTCTTTCAGCAGGGCCTCCGCCTGCTCCAACTTGTTGGGCTTCAACAGGTCGCGCTTGTAGGCCACCTTTTTACTGAGAAAGTGTAAAAGCTCTTTGGCTTGTTTCTTGAAACTCATAATAACGGGTCCAATCAGCTCGGGGTGAAGCGCTTCGATCAGGACGACTTGAGCACATTCAGGAAGGCTTCCTGCGGGATGTTGACCTTGCCGAACTGCTTCATCTTCTTCTTCCCTTCCTTCTGTTTCTCCAAAAGCTTGCGCTTGCGGGTGATGTCGCCGCCATAGCACTTGGCGATGACGTTCTTGCCCACCACTTTGACGTCCTCACGGGCGACGATCTTCCCGCCGATCGCCGCTTGCAGGGCCACCTTGAAGAGCTGGGCTGGGATCACTTCCTTCAACTTGGCCGTGAGGACCCGACCGCGGTAGGCCGCCTTGTCCCGGTGGACGATGGTGGAAAAGGCGTCCATGGGCTCGCCGTTGACCAGGATGTCCAATTTGACCAGATCGTCGGCCTTATAGGGCGAAAACTCGTAGTCCATCGAGCCGTAACCCCGGGTGATGGTTTTGATCTTGTCGTTGAAATCCACCAGGATCTCGTTCAGCGGGATCGGGATGGTCAGCATGACCCGGCGCGAATCCAGGGTTTCGGTGTGTTCGACATCCCCCCGCTTTTCCCGCACCAATTGGAGGATGTCGCCGATGCACTCGGTCGGGCAAAGCAGGAAGACCTTGACCATGGGCTCGCGGATTTCCTCGATGACCGAGGGATCGGGGAGCTGCGAGGGGTTGTCCACTTCGATCATCTCGCCGTTGGTCTTCAACACGTGGTAGACCACGCTCGGGTAGGTCGAGATGATGTCCATGTCGTACTCCCGGCGCAGGCGTTCCATGACGATTTCCATGTGCAGGAGGCCGAGGAATCCGCAGCGGAAGCCGAAGCCAAGGGCGACCGAGCTTTCGCTGGTGTAAATGAGGGCCGAATCGTTGAGCTGGAGCTTGGCCAGGGCGTATTTGAGTTTTTCGAAGTCGGCGGTATTGATCGGATAGACCCCGGAATAGACCATGGGGTGGACTTCCTTGAATCCGGGCAGGGGTTTTTCCACCGGGTGGGCCGAACCGGTGATGGTGTCGCCGATCTTCAATTCGGCCGTGGTCTTGATGTTGGCCACCACATAGCCGGAATCGCCCGCGCGCAGGACGTCGGTCACGACGGGCTTGGGATTGAAGAGACCCACTTCCTTGACGTCATACCGCTGGTTGGTGTGCATCAGCGTGATGTTGGTCCCGGCACGGAGTTCGCCCGAGAAGACCCGGATGTAGGCGATGACCCCGCGGTAGCCATCAAAGACCGAATCGACCACCAGTACGCGCAGGCGGTCGTCTTCCATGGCCGGGGGCGGAGGGACGCGCTGGATGATGGCCTCCAGGATGTCCTCGATGCCGATCCCCTGCTTGGCGCTGGCCAGGATGGCCTCGTCCGCCGGGATGGCCAGGATGTCCTCGATCTGCTTCTTGACCGTGGGGATGTCGGAATTCGGCAGGTCGATTTTGTTGATGACCGGGATGATGGTCAGCTTCTGCTGGTTGGCCAGGTGGAGGTTGGCCACGGTTTGGGCCTCGACACCCTGGGCGGCATCGACGATCAACACCGCCCCCTCGCAGGCGGCCAGGCTGCGCGAGACCTCGTAGGAAAAGTCGACGTGGCCGGGGGTATCTATGAGATTGAGGCGGTAGGTGTTTCCGTCCTTCGACTTGTAGGACATGGTCACCGGGTGGGCCTTGATGGTGATGCCCCGCTCCCGTTCCAGGTCCATCGAATCCAGATGCTGGTCCTGGATCTCCCGGGTGGAGATGGTGTTGGTGTGCAGCAGGAGTCGGTCGGACAGCGAGGTCTTGCCGTGGTCGATGTGGGCGATGATGCAAAAATTACGGGTCAGGGGGGGATTCATGTCGGGAGATTCGGGAAGTTGAACAAATGGAGAAAAGATCGAAGTGGATTTCAACCGGCCGAGCCGGCCTCGGTGGCCCGGAAGCGGAACTCACGGATGGCCGCGCCCATGTCCTCGTGCTTGAAGAGCGCGGTGCCCGCCACCAAAACATTGGCGCCAGCCGTGACGGAGGGACCCGCCGTGATGAGGTTGACCCCGCCGTCGACCTCGATGTCGACATTGAGGTTGCGGTCCAGAATGTATTTGCGCGCCGAGCGCACTTTTTCCAGAACCTCGATGATGAACGTCTGTCCACCGAAACCCGGGTTGACCGTCATGCAAAGCAACAGATCGATGTAGGGCAGCAGGGGGTACGTGTGTTCCACCAAAGTCAGGGGATTGATGGCCAGTCCCGCCTTGCAGCCCATGTCGCGGATCATTTTCAGGGTCTTGGTCACGTTGTGGTCGGATTCCAGGTGCACGGTCAACACATCCGCCCCGGCCTCGATGAAGGCGCGGGCGTAACGGTCCGGCTGCGAGATCATGAGGTGCACATCCAACGGCACTTCCGGACTGTAGCGCCGGAGCATGGGGAGCATGTCCACGCCGAACGATATGTTCGGCACGAAATGCCCGTCCATGATGTCGACATGCAGCCAATCCGCCCCGCCCTCGACGGCACGGCGTGCTTCCGGGCCCATCGCACCGAGGTCGGCGGCGAGCATCGAAGGGGCGACGATCAAGGGGCGTTGCATGGGGATTCAGGACTTGCGACGTTCGATCAATTCGATTTCGTAACCCTCGGGCGCATCGATGAAGGCAATGGTGCTGCCGGAGCTTGTCCGGGTCGGACCATCGGAGAGCGGGTAGCCCTTGGCGGTGGCGTGCCGGGCGAAGGCTTCCAAGTCCTCGACCTCGAAGGCCAGATGCGTCAGGTCGGCCTGGACCTGCACCGGTCCGCTGGAGGGAAAACTACAGATTTCGATTTCTTCCTCGCTCCCGGGGGCCTTGAAGAAGGCCAGTTCCGAGCCCCGGGGCGATTTGTGGCGTCGAAGTTCCTGCAAACCAAGCACATCCTTGTAGAATGAGGCGGTTTTTTCCAGGTCGTTGACGCGATAGCGCGTGTGCAGAAGCCGGGTGATCATCGTGGAAAACTACCGCAACGCCCGGTTCTGAAAAGCGGGATTTTTGGTCCCCTGCCCGCGGTCATTCTTCGTCGACCGAACGGGTCAGCAGGGAACGCATGCCCTCGGCCACACGTTTGCCCCCGTACAAGACCTGATAGATCTCGGTCGCGATCGGGGCCTTGATCCGGTGTTCGGTCACAATTTCATAAAGGGCCTTGGAAGTGGGCACCCCTTCCGCCGTGCCGCCCAAGTGGTCGAGAATCTCGCCCAATTCGCGGCCGCGTCCCAGGGCGACTCCCACCTGGTGATTGCGGCTTTGTCCGCTGTAGGCGGTGAGGATCAGGTCACCCATGCCCCCGAGGCCGAACACCGTCTCCATCCGGCCCCCGGAAACCCCGACCACCCGCACCATTTCGGCCAGGCTCCGGGTCATGAGACCGGCCAGGCCGTTTTCGCCAATGCCCAAACCCTCACACATCCCTCCCGCCAATGCGTAGACATTCTTCAGGGCCCCGCCGAGCTCCACCCCGACCAGATCGTTGCTGCGGTAGAGGCGGAAGGTGGTCTGGTGGGCCATTTCCTGCACCCGCGCGGCCAGTGCCGGGTCGAGCGAGGCCACCACCGCCGCGGTCGGAGCCCCGGTTTGGACTTCCGAAGCAAAACTCGGTCCCGAAACCGAGGCCAAAGGCGAGCCCGGCCAGACTTGCTCCACGATCTGGCTCACGCGCAGCCGGGTGGCAATTTCCAGTCCTTTGATCAGGCTGATGACCGGCACACCGGGATGCTGCAGGGAACCCAAGCGCGCGCGCAGGCTCTGGCAAGGCAACGCCAGAACCACCAGATCGCCCGGACCAGCCGGAGGCCAACTGGTGTGTTCCCGCTCGAGAAAGCCCACCTCATGCCCGTTACGCTCCAGCAGTTTCCCGAAGGCACTTCCCCAGGCCCCTTTGCCGATGATCGTGACCCTCATGGTGCCGGCTCCGCCGTTTCTTTCTTCTGCCCGAAGCGCAATTCCGTCCCGTTTCGCAGGCGCTGGATATTCGACCGGTGCCGCCAAACCGCCATCACTCCCAAAATCAGGGCCATGGCACAGAACCAACCCTTGTGCGGATAAAAGAGAAAGGCCGAGATGGGCAGGGTCACCGAGGCCGCGATCGAGGCCACTGAAACGTACCGCGTCAGACCGAAAAAAATCCAGAACATGATGAAACAGGCCAGACAACTCCACGGAAGCAAGGCCAGCAACACGCCCGCCGAAGTCGCCATCCCCTTCCCGCCTTTGAAACCCAGATAGGGACAAAAATTGTGTCCCAGCACCGCACCCATCGCCACGATGATCAACACAACCTGCGCCTCCAGCGGGTAAAGGTCGGGATGGTTCCCGGCCCAATGCTGTACCAGCACCAGCGGCACGAAGGCCTTGAGCACATCCAGGAGAAACACCGGAATGCCCCAGGCCTTGCCCAGCACCCGGATGGCGTTGGTCGCGCCGATGTTGCCACTTCCGGCCACCCGCAAATCAATCCCCCGCATCCTCCCCGCCAGATAGCCGAATGGAATGCCTCCCACCAGGAACGAAGCGATCCCCGTTCCCAACAACGTCAGCCAAGCGTTCATGACGACCCGGTTTAAGGAGCCCCCCCGGCCCGGGCAAGCACTTTCGTTCCACAGATCGGTCTTTCCTGTTCTTTCTCGCTCCTTGCCTCCCACAAAAATGTACTTTGCACCTTCCCGGCCCTCTTTATCCTTCCCCTCCATGTCTTCCGGAACGGCCCAGACTCTTTCTCCCGAACAGCGCTCCCTTTTCCTCAAGGCCAAGGAGGCCTCCGATCGCAACAACCACGACTACGCCATTTCCCTCCTTGGCCAGCTCGTCCATGACGTCCCCGGCAACCTCGAGGTCCGCCGCCTGCTCCGCGCCAACACCTTGGTCAAGTTCCGCGGCGCCTCTTCCCTCGCCCGCGGCATGAGCGCGGTCAAGATGCAACCCCTGCTCATCAAGGGCCGCAACGCCCTGAAAAAAAATCCCCTCGAGGCCCTCGAAGTGGCCGAGGAAGCCCTCGCCATCGAACCCACCAACGGCCAGGCCAACCAGCTGCTGGCCGAAGCCGGCGATGCCGCGGGCTTCCCGGGCATCGCCATCCTGGCCTTCGAAACCCTGCGCGACGCCAAGCCCGACGACGTGGCCGCCCTGAAACAACTCGGCCAGGCCTACATCCGCGCCGGCATGATCGACCGCGCCCTCGTGACCTATCAAAAGGCCAACGAAATCGCCCCCACCGACGGCGAGGCCCTCAAAGGCCTCAAGGATTGCAGCGCCATGCAGGCCTCCTCCAAGGGCGGATGGGACCAGGAAAGCGATTTCCGCAACCAACTCAAGGATGCCGACCAGGCCAAACTTCTCGAACAACAATCCCGCGTGGTCAAGTCGGACGAGGCCATCGACGCCCAACTGGCCGAGCTCATTCCCCAATACAACGAGAACCCCAACAACCTGAACATCGTCAAACAGATTGGCGATCTCTATGACCGGCGCGAGGACCTGGCCAACGCCCTCACCTTCTTCGAGTGGGCCTTCCACCTTTCCAACCAGGCCGACCCCGAACTGGAAAAACGCATCCACAAGATCCGGGTCCGCCAGCAGGAAGTCGTCGTCAAGGAACTGGAAGCC
It encodes the following:
- the lepB gene encoding signal peptidase I is translated as MSFKKQAKELLHFLSKKVAYKRDLLKPNKLEQAEALLKELKDLAGVSRPSQAEQTRLGKISREIEGIFPSRPGWDGWAENVEVVFVAVVLALALRTYFLQPFKIPTDSMKPTLWGIYTQPEAAPAPNPLVQVADFFIRGRTWHTVVASERETLQGLNEEKLFGIPFITVTRFVTDRGSHLVWATYDQVLKGAPELLTRRQEGRLTFEPGEVIARFSVATGDHVFVNKFIYHFRKARAGEVFVFTTHDIDYISQGNRASGMDFDQFYIKRCVGAPGDRLQVDPPHLIRNGEIMRANPVFDRIYSLKDGYRGYGLMEPHMAEKGQTVHLGPDQYWAMGDNSYNSSDSRRWGHVPRENLVGTGFIVYWPFTQRWGLIR
- the lepA gene encoding translation elongation factor 4, with product MNPPLTRNFCIIAHIDHGKTSLSDRLLLHTNTISTREIQDQHLDSMDLERERGITIKAHPVTMSYKSKDGNTYRLNLIDTPGHVDFSYEVSRSLAACEGAVLIVDAAQGVEAQTVANLHLANQQKLTIIPVINKIDLPNSDIPTVKKQIEDILAIPADEAILASAKQGIGIEDILEAIIQRVPPPPAMEDDRLRVLVVDSVFDGYRGVIAYIRVFSGELRAGTNITLMHTNQRYDVKEVGLFNPKPVVTDVLRAGDSGYVVANIKTTAELKIGDTITGSAHPVEKPLPGFKEVHPMVYSGVYPINTADFEKLKYALAKLQLNDSALIYTSESSVALGFGFRCGFLGLLHMEIVMERLRREYDMDIISTYPSVVYHVLKTNGEMIEVDNPSQLPDPSVIEEIREPMVKVFLLCPTECIGDILQLVREKRGDVEHTETLDSRRVMLTIPIPLNEILVDFNDKIKTITRGYGSMDYEFSPYKADDLVKLDILVNGEPMDAFSTIVHRDKAAYRGRVLTAKLKEVIPAQLFKVALQAAIGGKIVAREDVKVVGKNVIAKCYGGDITRKRKLLEKQKEGKKKMKQFGKVNIPQEAFLNVLKSS
- the rpe gene encoding ribulose-phosphate 3-epimerase; its protein translation is MQRPLIVAPSMLAADLGAMGPEARRAVEGGADWLHVDIMDGHFVPNISFGVDMLPMLRRYSPEVPLDVHLMISQPDRYARAFIEAGADVLTVHLESDHNVTKTLKMIRDMGCKAGLAINPLTLVEHTYPLLPYIDLLLCMTVNPGFGGQTFIIEVLEKVRSARKYILDRNLNVDIEVDGGVNLITAGPSVTAGANVLVAGTALFKHEDMGAAIREFRFRATEAGSAG
- a CDS encoding VOC family protein, yielding MITRLLHTRYRVNDLEKTASFYKDVLGLQELRRHKSPRGSELAFFKAPGSEEEIEICSFPSSGPVQVQADLTHLAFEVEDLEAFARHATAKGYPLSDGPTRTSSGSTIAFIDAPEGYEIELIERRKS
- a CDS encoding NAD(P)H-dependent glycerol-3-phosphate dehydrogenase — protein: MRVTIIGKGAWGSAFGKLLERNGHEVGFLEREHTSWPPAGPGDLVVLALPCQSLRARLGSLQHPGVPVISLIKGLEIATRLRVSQIVEQVWPGSPLASVSGPSFASEVQTGAPTAAVVASLDPALAARVQEMAHQTTFRLYRSNDLVGVELGGALKNVYALAGGMCEGLGIGENGLAGLMTRSLAEMVRVVGVSGGRMETVFGLGGMGDLILTAYSGQSRNHQVGVALGRGRELGEILDHLGGTAEGVPTSKALYEIVTEHRIKAPIATEIYQVLYGGKRVAEGMRSLLTRSVDEE
- the plsY gene encoding glycerol-3-phosphate 1-O-acyltransferase PlsY translates to MNAWLTLLGTGIASFLVGGIPFGYLAGRMRGIDLRVAGSGNIGATNAIRVLGKAWGIPVFLLDVLKAFVPLVLVQHWAGNHPDLYPLEAQVVLIIVAMGAVLGHNFCPYLGFKGGKGMATSAGVLLALLPWSCLACFIMFWIFFGLTRYVSVASIAASVTLPISAFLFYPHKGWFCAMALILGVMAVWRHRSNIQRLRNGTELRFGQKKETAEPAP